The Equus quagga isolate Etosha38 chromosome 2, UCLA_HA_Equagga_1.0, whole genome shotgun sequence genome has a window encoding:
- the LOC124235476 gene encoding translation initiation factor IF-2-like: protein MLPAGRAARRGAHCRGCSQRIKSPGFLRPYGPRAATEAAPPSPAPSAWSRLDSQPSTDARGFQPSLPWTPRLRLPDSLSRRPSALIAPRRALREPGRHRPGPTSRTQERAPGAGRAAPPPSLPASGTRPGPRPPRERLLPSPTAIPALSASSSPRFFTLLSVRRWKQTNGHYHVPSPRVYVCERDRDRETEKREKNSLRFMTKEDFIAWCVKQEFKSFHHWAYFLHTTIFPLTQC from the exons ATGCTGCCCGCAGGCCGCGCGGCCCGGCGTGGCGCTCATTGCCGAGGCTGTTCTCAGCGCATCAAAAGCCCGGGCTTTCTTCGGCCGTATGGGCCGCGAG CTGCCACGGAGGCCGCGCCGCCCAGCCCCGCGCCCTCGGCCTGGAGCCGGCTTGACTCGCAGCCCAGCACCGATGCACGCGGCTTCCAACCGTCCCTGCCCTGGACCCCTCGGCTCAGGCTCCCCGACTCGCTTTCACGCCGGCCCTCCGCCCTGATCGCCCCACGGCGCGCGCTCCGGGAGCCTGGGCGGCACCGGCCGGGCCCCACGTCCCGCACCCAGGAACGGGCCCCTGGCGCCGGGCGTGCAGCGCCGCCCCCTTCGCTTCCGGCCTCGGGGACCCGGCCGGGACCGCGACCTCCACGCGAGCGCCTGCTCCCGAGTCCCACTGCCATCCCCGCCCTTTCAGCATCCTCCAGCCCCCGCTTCTTCACTCTCCTGAGTGTACGGAGGTGGAAACAGACAAACGGGCACTATCACGTGCCCTCACctcgtgtgtatgtgtgtgagagagacagagacagagagacagaaaagagagagaaaaattcccTAAGATTCATGACCAAAGAAGACTTTATAGCTTGGTGTGTAAAACAGGAGTTTAAGTCGTTTCATCACTGGGCATACTTCTTACACACCACTATTTTTCCCCTTACCCAGTGCTGA